From Candidatus Effluviviaceae Genus I sp., the proteins below share one genomic window:
- the tuf gene encoding elongation factor Tu (EF-Tu; promotes GTP-dependent binding of aminoacyl-tRNA to the A-site of ribosomes during protein biosynthesis; when the tRNA anticodon matches the mRNA codon, GTP hydrolysis results; the inactive EF-Tu-GDP leaves the ribosome and release of GDP is promoted by elongation factor Ts; many prokaryotes have two copies of the gene encoding EF-Tu) translates to GDNVEMEIMLHTPIAMEEGLRFAIREGGRTVGAGTITKIIE, encoded by the coding sequence GGTGACAACGTGGAGATGGAGATCATGCTCCACACGCCGATCGCGATGGAGGAGGGGCTCAGGTTCGCGATCCGCGAGGGCGGCAGGACCGTCGGCGCAGGCACCATCACCAAGATCATCGAGTAA